The following nucleotide sequence is from Hevea brasiliensis isolate MT/VB/25A 57/8 chromosome 7, ASM3005281v1, whole genome shotgun sequence.
CTTTTCTGAGTGGCACAATTTCCTGAGGATCAAAAGATTTAAGTAAACAATGACCCAACATCACAAAATGCATTATTATGATCATTTAAGAACCAAATAGACATCACAAATTACAGAATGCATCATCATTTAGATGTTGCTTAGTGTTGAATGCATAAGTATAACACTAAAGAAAACTAATTTTGCACCTACAAAAAATGcataataaagtaattaaaaaaagaagaagaagaagaagaagaagattattATTATAGGCTAAAAGAGAACATGAATAATCAAATACACTAATACAAATGATGTCCTGATCCTATATTATATCAAGGATGTTAGCGCGTGAATGATTTACCTAGGACAAATATCTATGAACCATCAATGTCGTTGTCCTTTTGAGTTGTAGATgaaacttatttttttttttaagtctgTAATTCAAAAGGCTAAATTGCTTGCACTGATGCATAAAAACACATATGGCTTCAGCAGAAAACACTACtccatcaaaatcaatcaaaGATAAGGTCCAATCAAGTCAAATTTTATGTTTAACATCTTCTCCAACAAGGTAAATACCCTAAAGCAAGAGAATGTCTAGTACTTAAGACCATGCAAAGGTGTGCATTACTGTTAAAACccacagtttttttttttaaatgaaattatttCATTGCGTAAGAGGAAAAAACCCATCAATATATGGGGAATAATAAAAGTTAAAAGTTCTAGCCACCAGAGTAAACAAAACAACCTATCATCCCATTTGTCATAAATTTTGCCTTAAGACTATTCAAATGGGCCTTGTGTAGAGGTAAtagagaaaaaggaaagaaacttAAATTTACCTCAGATAGGTCATGATCATAACGCACCAAAAACCTACAACGGCAACCTCTTACATCATGCCTCCGCCTTTGTGCATCAAGAACATGCGCATCAAAGTAGAGAGCCTGATCTTTACCTTCCTGAATATTTCAAGTGCATCAAACAAAGAGTTCTCAAGATAGAATCCTTCCAAAAATGGTttacttaatcatttttattctcatTTATGATTAGAAATTTCCACCTGAAAACAGAGTATGAGGTCTCCAGGAAGAACTGCAACACATTCTGATGCTTCACAAGGAAGGGACCGCTGCCTGACGAGTTTACGAATATTAACCCACTCATCCTCATCTGGTCCAAAACCGGCAAACCGAACCAATACTTCCTGAGATTACCAGTATCACCAGAACAGAGCATAAGGAGCAGATTGATTGAAAAACCAAAAAAAGGTATCCCACAACACCAAGAAGGGGCGGAAAAGGAACTCCCTTATTCCCAAGTGGCAAACAGCTATAAAAACTTAGAAACAACACATTTTTGTACAACGTCAAGAGTTTTTGTTGGCTCTTAGTGTATGTAGAGAGTACAACAAGATTCAGTTAAGTCTCCTAATTCCTAGCACAAAGATCAGTCAAATGTTAGTTTTGGCAGATTAAAAATGGGAACCATTTGGTAGCTTGCACGAAGCCCTAGAAAGAGGGTGAATGCTTGTGTACTTTAGTGAATTCAAATCTCCTAAAAGAAGGAAGAATAGACTCTaggattatagatattaataggATCCAGAATTATCTGAAATCAGTAGATCAgttctaattaattaatcatgaatatttaaaagaaaaatgagCTCAAGTACTATTACCGGATCTCCTGTGTCTAAATGTCTATGGGATAGGAAAGTCCCAACATCATACCTGACAAAGAAGATAACACTTTAAAACAGATTCTAGTAATATGTCTATCtatcaaataaagaaagaaaagtaCCAATAAGAAACCAAAAAAgcattaaaatctcatcaattgaaTTCCCAACCAAAATGCCAAAATGGTGCCAAATACTTACCATGCCCCATCCCTTGCAGATTTGGCTTCAAATTCCATGTAAGAATTTTCTGTAGTAGCCCTCGCTGCACTAGAGACTATTCAAGAAgtgatggaaaaaaaaaaaagaatgaaaagcttctcatgaatttaaaaatgaaaagcttctcatgaatttaaaataatgaGTTCTTTAGCATTGTCAGGGGGAGGGGTGAATAGTAGTTCTTCGATCTTTGTTCCATATGCTGTTTGATACAGTTTCTGAACAGCTAATAAGAACTTAAAGGCTTCCTTTGGAATAAATCATTTGCaagaaaaaaattcaattaaattctctCACAATCGTACTTGATTTTTACTTCTTTTAAAATGAACTTTTTGTAAGTTAAACAGAATTGAATTCTTTCATTTCAACCATAAAAATTGAGCAAAAGAaatcaattgaattgaattcttgtaaaattttagtttccAAACACGGGGAAAGTGGCAAGTCAATCACCATTTAAGGACAAATATTTACTTTCTGGAAGAAGCAAGGAAAGTTGcaaaaataattaccaaaaaatgCTCAATAAAAAAAGGCATTTTTGACACTGTTTTTCTCCTCATATGCTAGAACCAAACAAAGCATGGATAACtaatataagaaaaatagaatgagAACAAGTTTGAAAAGGAGCGATGAAACATTAAGATTAAAAATGAAGGTACATTATACTTGACCCTTGTTTGTGTAAACtccatatatatatttattttcttcttaCATTGGTTTACACAATTAAGACTTGGATATTGGAAACATGGTTTAAGGTTTCACACAATTTCTTAATAGTACAAGGATATTTCATGATATCAGTTTAGCATCTAATTCAGTTCAAATCAGATGATATGATAGAATGACATAGAACTTTAACAATAGAAGAAGCAAAAACAAGCAAAGAGGAAGCAATGATTATGATTGGAGGAACATTGGTTTATAAATTTGGAATTCCCAGGGTGTTCATCAATAAAAATGGGAAGCAGCTGGATGATTCAAATTACTAATTTTTTCCTTTGCTCACCCCTAATctcagtgcaacttggagcacatCATCAAGGGAAAAGAGATAAAACAGCATATGTAGACACAAAACAATGCCTACTTGCTCAAGCTAAGAAGTACGATATGTGTGTATTCATCAACGAAATCTAACCTAATAACATATATACATAAAGAGACTATTTGATCAATCAAACTTACAAAATTAGGACTTGCTCAGTCCTGCAACTGCTTTGGCCAAATTGACTGTGGGCCAAAAAGCCATTACCCCAATTATAGGTATTAAACATTTTAAATGGACTGGAGTTGCATATGGCTACCGAGTGTATGTATCTAAGCAGGCAGCAACTTCCAACTTACTAGACTCAATTTGAGACagtatcaaaataaataaataaatatcactACATAAGTATGCACAAATATCAAGCAAGGGCAACAAGGTCCTCAAAACTTGAGAACACAACCTACCTGAAGAAGCAGCCGTGGTTGTAGGAAGAGGAGTAGGAATAGAAGCAGCTACAGGTTGGGGCACACTCCTCACAGGAGTTGACTCCTCTCGAGACATAGGAGTCACATTTAACTTCACAGGAGCCTTGCTTGATTTTGCCCTTATTGCATAGCGTCTATTTTGGAACCAATTCCATACCTATAAATCATAATTCAATTGAGAAATAAACTCTAAGAGACTTCTTATTGCCAGAGGCAAACACAAATAAAATTGTCTCACTTGTTTCATTTGCACAACAATCTTCCCTTTTCGTTCTGCAGACTCACTACAACCAAATACAAGAGCCCCATGATTTCAATCCCCATGCTAATATTAAAACAAGGCCAACATCCGAAGTTTTCAAAAGAAAGCGAAAGGCAAACCTGAACTTCTCAGCAAGAGCTACCAAAACTTCCCGAGCTGGCATCAAATTATGGTGCTCTTGCAAAATACCTTCCATCTCGGTAACCTGAGCAAGAAAGGGATTATTCATTGCAAAGCACATCATCTGAACTTTTAAAATATGGCTAAAATATCATTTGTAATATACATTTCCGCAAAGGAAAAAAGGTTTTCTTAGTGCATATTTGTAATAATCAATTAAGCATTCTAAACATGTACAACACAAACACCCATAAGTActgaaaagaaaagacaaaaagATTCATAAGCATAATTGTTGCTCTCTTAAGCTTCATTTGTTttgtggaaaatattttttgaaaagCATTTCCATAATTTCAAATGTTTAAGGCACTTTAGAGAATTGATTAACAAAAGAAGTTATCAATCAAAGGAAAtcattttcaaaactttttcaaagtaaaaaaaaaaaaaaaatttataatacatgTATATAGATGCTTCatgacaattttttaaaaatttgcgTACAAAACATTAGGGATAcgctatttaaaaataaataaatttaattagattAACATTTAAAACACCTATTAGATGTTCCATTCATCAAGACTAGAAATATTCTTACTaatatacattaaaaaaaaagtatataAGAAAGTTATATCCTacaaaaaatagaaaaagaaaaaagttcaTCATAACATTAAAAAAATCTGTTCATCCATAATGTATAATAAAATGTTAGACATCAATGGCAAAGTTAAAATATCCATAAAAATAACTAACATGTAAGAAATAGACGATAAATTAAAGTCACAATCAACATGATTATAATAATTTACTTTAACCATATGACGTATTTTTCTTAGATGTTTTCTAGT
It contains:
- the LOC110666798 gene encoding protein SAWADEE HOMEODOMAIN HOMOLOG 2 isoform X1, translating into MGRPPSNGGPAFRFMANEVTEMEGILQEHHNLMPAREVLVALAEKFSESAERKGKIVVQMKQVWNWFQNRRYAIRAKSSKAPVKLNVTPMSREESTPVRSVPQPVAASIPTPLPTTTAASSVSSAARATTENSYMEFEAKSARDGAWYDVGTFLSHRHLDTGDPEVLVRFAGFGPDEDEWVNIRKLVRQRSLPCEASECVAVLPGDLILCFQEGKDQALYFDAHVLDAQRRRHDVRGCRCRFLVRYDHDLSEEIVPLRKVCRRPETDYRLQQLHAANDMATSDQQKTSTDPSTASIQRVAVSAAETMQKLQNADVATVCPVPHANISHAAKIMISGPKSAETSNAVNVGNPTVVPNSTLSAESSVVAPSRISGGSV
- the LOC110666798 gene encoding protein SAWADEE HOMEODOMAIN HOMOLOG 2 isoform X2 — its product is MGRPPSNGGPAFRFMANEVTEMEGILQEHHNLMPAREVLVALAEKFSESAERKGKIVVQMKQVWNWFQNRRYAIRAKSSKAPVKLNVTPMSREESTPVRSVPQPVAASIPTPLPTTTAASSARATTENSYMEFEAKSARDGAWYDVGTFLSHRHLDTGDPEVLVRFAGFGPDEDEWVNIRKLVRQRSLPCEASECVAVLPGDLILCFQEGKDQALYFDAHVLDAQRRRHDVRGCRCRFLVRYDHDLSEEIVPLRKVCRRPETDYRLQQLHAANDMATSDQQKTSTDPSTASIQRVAVSAAETMQKLQNADVATVCPVPHANISHAAKIMISGPKSAETSNAVNVGNPTVVPNSTLSAESSVVAPSRISGGSV